A genomic region of Devosia ginsengisoli contains the following coding sequences:
- a CDS encoding Mrp/NBP35 family ATP-binding protein → MADTELAAAIKSALSAVEIPGGGDLAGYVGLSDIIVTSGAVAFAIAVAPGMEAAFGPAREQAAAVAQKLAGSRKIMVSLTGNKPPPKSGPTFSHGKPVPAGKTPVPGIKHIIAVGSGKGGVGKSTTAVNIALALQAEGLRTGILDADLYGPSIPKLLGIEGQPAVRDDGIFSPHEAFGLKVMSIGSMLTKDQAVVWRGPMATSALRQLLRETDWGGLDVLVIDLPPGTGDIHISLFQQAEVDGVVVVSTPQDLALIDAKKAVDMLKRMGVPMLGLVENMSYFIAPDTGTRYDIFGTGGAERAAADLAMPFLGAIPLVISIREGSDAGQPPVAAAPDGAEAAAFRAIARQILETTPRLRP, encoded by the coding sequence ATGGCCGATACCGAACTCGCCGCCGCCATCAAATCTGCCCTCTCAGCCGTGGAAATCCCCGGCGGCGGGGATCTGGCTGGCTATGTCGGCCTCTCCGACATCATCGTCACCTCAGGCGCCGTGGCCTTCGCTATCGCGGTCGCTCCCGGGATGGAGGCAGCTTTCGGTCCCGCTCGCGAACAAGCCGCCGCCGTGGCGCAAAAGCTCGCCGGCAGCCGCAAGATCATGGTCTCGCTCACTGGGAACAAGCCGCCGCCCAAATCTGGCCCCACCTTCTCGCATGGCAAGCCGGTTCCCGCGGGCAAGACGCCGGTTCCCGGCATCAAGCACATCATCGCCGTCGGCTCCGGCAAAGGCGGCGTCGGCAAGTCCACCACGGCGGTCAATATCGCGCTGGCGCTGCAGGCCGAAGGCCTGCGCACCGGCATTCTCGACGCCGATCTCTATGGCCCCTCCATCCCCAAGCTCCTGGGGATCGAAGGCCAGCCGGCCGTGCGCGACGACGGCATATTCAGCCCGCACGAGGCCTTCGGCCTCAAGGTCATGTCCATCGGCTCCATGCTCACCAAGGATCAGGCCGTGGTCTGGCGCGGCCCCATGGCCACTTCCGCCCTGCGCCAATTGCTGCGCGAGACCGATTGGGGCGGCCTCGATGTGCTCGTCATCGACCTGCCGCCCGGCACCGGCGACATCCACATTTCCCTGTTCCAGCAGGCCGAAGTGGACGGCGTTGTCGTCGTCTCCACCCCGCAGGACCTGGCCCTGATCGATGCCAAGAAGGCCGTCGACATGCTCAAGCGCATGGGCGTGCCGATGCTCGGCCTGGTCGAAAACATGAGCTATTTCATCGCCCCGGATACCGGCACCCGCTACGACATTTTCGGCACCGGCGGCGCCGAGCGAGCCGCCGCCGACCTCGCCATGCCCTTCCTCGGCGCCATCCCGCTGGTCATCTCCATCCGCGAAGGCTCCGACGCCGGCCAGCCGCCGGTCGCCGCTGCCCCCGATGGAGCAGAGGCCGCGGCGTTTCGGGCCATTGCACGGCAAATTCTCGAAACCACACCTCGACTGCGACCTTAG
- the fsa gene encoding fructose-6-phosphate aldolase → MKFFVDTAEIKDIKELYETGLLDGVTTNPSLIAKSGRDFKEVVKEICAIVPGPVSAEVASLEYDGMIAEGTVLAALAENVVVKLPLTLAGLKATKTFKERGVKTNVTLCFSANQALLAAKCGATYISPFLGRLDDINLDGVELIENIRVIYDNYAFDTEILAASIRSPNHVTQVALAGADVATIPPAVIRKLADHPLTNAGIDGFLKDWKATGQSII, encoded by the coding sequence ATGAAGTTCTTTGTCGATACTGCGGAAATCAAGGACATCAAGGAGCTCTACGAGACGGGCCTGCTCGACGGCGTGACCACCAATCCGTCGCTGATCGCCAAGTCCGGCCGCGACTTCAAGGAAGTCGTCAAGGAAATCTGCGCCATCGTACCCGGCCCGGTTTCGGCCGAAGTCGCCTCCCTCGAATATGACGGTATGATCGCCGAAGGCACCGTGCTGGCCGCCCTGGCCGAGAATGTCGTGGTGAAGCTCCCGCTGACCCTGGCCGGCCTCAAGGCTACCAAGACCTTCAAGGAACGCGGCGTCAAAACCAATGTCACGCTCTGCTTCTCGGCCAATCAGGCCCTGCTCGCCGCCAAGTGTGGCGCCACCTATATCTCGCCCTTCCTGGGGCGTCTGGATGACATCAACCTCGATGGCGTCGAGCTGATCGAGAATATCCGGGTCATCTACGACAACTACGCCTTCGACACCGAAATCCTGGCCGCCTCGATCCGCTCGCCCAACCACGTGACCCAGGTCGCTTTGGCCGGTGCCGACGTCGCCACCATCCCGCCCGCAGTCATCCGCAAGCTGGCCGACCACCCGCTGACCAATGCCGGGATCGACGGCTTCCTCAAGGACTGGAAGGCGACGGGTCAGTCGATCATCTGA
- a CDS encoding electron transfer flavoprotein subunit alpha/FixB family protein: MSVLVLADHDLGALSPATARVVGAVSELGPVDVLVVADDPTAIAQSASALSGVAKVLTAKGSSLADGLETLLSTLTVRYHYVVASAGSVGKDVMPRLAAKLDLMPVTDVVAIHGPNSFDRPIYAGNAVQTVTDNQARHILTIRASAFRPAASGNAAPIEAIDSSVVSAASLIASHSTESDTPDLATAQIVVGGGVALGSAENFQLIETLAKKLGAAIGATRAAVDAGYAPNDWQVGQTGKIIAPDLYIAIGISGALQHLAGIQGAKKIVAINTDPEAPLVKLADVALIGDLFEIIPQLLTELDSKIP, translated from the coding sequence ATGAGCGTTCTGGTTCTGGCCGATCACGATCTCGGCGCCCTCTCGCCCGCCACCGCCCGCGTCGTCGGCGCGGTCAGTGAACTAGGCCCGGTTGACGTCCTCGTCGTCGCCGACGACCCCACTGCAATCGCCCAATCCGCATCTGCGCTGTCCGGCGTGGCTAAAGTGCTGACCGCAAAGGGCAGTTCTTTAGCCGATGGCCTCGAAACGCTGCTCTCAACGTTAACAGTCCGTTATCATTATGTCGTCGCAAGCGCGGGAAGTGTCGGCAAGGATGTCATGCCCCGGCTGGCCGCCAAACTCGACCTGATGCCGGTCACCGATGTGGTCGCCATCCACGGCCCCAACAGCTTCGACCGCCCCATCTATGCCGGCAATGCCGTCCAGACTGTCACGGACAACCAGGCCCGCCATATCCTGACCATCCGCGCCTCGGCCTTCCGCCCGGCCGCGTCGGGCAATGCCGCGCCCATCGAAGCCATTGATAGTTCGGTGGTTTCCGCCGCCAGCCTGATCGCGTCCCACAGCACCGAAAGCGACACGCCCGATCTCGCCACCGCCCAGATCGTGGTCGGCGGCGGCGTCGCCCTCGGCTCGGCCGAAAACTTCCAACTGATTGAAACCCTTGCGAAAAAGCTCGGCGCCGCCATCGGCGCCACCCGCGCCGCCGTCGATGCGGGCTACGCCCCCAATGACTGGCAGGTCGGTCAGACCGGCAAGATCATCGCCCCCGACCTCTACATCGCCATCGGCATATCCGGTGCCCTGCAACACCTCGCCGGCATCCAGGGCGCCAAGAAGATCGTCGCCATCAACACCGACCCCGAAGCCCCCCTGGTCAAGCTGGCCGACGTGGCGCTGATCGGCGATCTCTTTGAAATCATTCCGCAATTGCTGACTGAATTGGACAGCAAAATTCCCTGA
- a CDS encoding aromatic amino acid transaminase, translated as MFETLTKAPGDKILALMGEYAADPRPTKIDLGVGVYKDEQGTTPIMSSVKKAEQKIFSAGKTKTYLGIAGNKGFGAAVLDLALADSVDRSRVRIAQAPGGTGSLWVLMQLVNRARPGATIWVSDPTWPNHNPIAINSGLQVKTYPYFDTETRGVKFAEMLDTLDKLGKDDVVLLHGCCHNPTGANLSPDQWDKVAASLARTRALPFIDLAYLGFGDGLEADAYGTRKVLSSVSEALVAFSGSKNFGLYRERVGAAILIARDAAQADIAQSQLLNIIRGAYSQPPIMARKSSAPSSRTPHCAPNGKPSWT; from the coding sequence ATGTTCGAGACCCTGACCAAGGCCCCCGGCGACAAGATCCTGGCGCTCATGGGCGAATACGCGGCTGACCCGCGCCCCACAAAGATCGACCTCGGCGTCGGTGTTTACAAAGACGAGCAGGGTACGACCCCGATCATGTCCTCGGTCAAAAAGGCCGAGCAGAAGATATTTTCCGCTGGCAAGACAAAGACTTATCTTGGCATTGCCGGCAACAAGGGCTTTGGCGCCGCCGTGCTCGACCTGGCTCTGGCCGATAGCGTCGACCGCTCGCGCGTCCGCATCGCCCAGGCCCCCGGCGGTACCGGCTCGCTCTGGGTGCTGATGCAACTGGTCAACCGTGCTCGCCCCGGCGCCACGATCTGGGTTTCCGACCCGACCTGGCCCAACCACAACCCGATCGCCATCAATTCCGGGCTTCAGGTCAAGACTTATCCCTATTTCGACACCGAGACCCGCGGCGTCAAATTCGCCGAAATGCTTGATACCCTCGACAAGCTCGGCAAGGACGATGTCGTGCTGCTGCATGGCTGCTGCCACAACCCGACTGGCGCAAATCTCTCGCCCGATCAATGGGATAAGGTCGCTGCCAGCCTCGCCCGCACACGCGCGCTGCCCTTCATCGACTTGGCCTATCTCGGCTTCGGCGATGGGCTGGAAGCCGATGCCTATGGCACGCGAAAAGTTTTATCCTCGGTGTCAGAAGCTCTGGTAGCCTTCTCTGGTTCGAAGAATTTCGGCCTCTACCGCGAACGCGTCGGGGCCGCCATTCTCATCGCCCGCGATGCCGCCCAGGCCGATATTGCGCAGTCCCAACTGCTCAACATCATCCGCGGCGCCTATAGCCAGCCCCCGATCATGGCGCGGAAATCATCCGCACCATCCTCGAGGACGCCGCATTGCGCGCCGAATGGGAAGCCGAGCTGGACCTGA
- a CDS encoding M20 aminoacylase family protein: MPVLNRIAEFHEEIAGWRRDFHAHPEVLYEVERTAGIVENKLREFGCDEVIAGIGRTGVVGIINGRNGGSGRTIGLRADMDALPVTEKTGKDYASTTPGKMHACGHDGHTAMLLGAAKYLAETRNFDGRIAVIFQPAEEGGAGGKAMLDDGLVERFGIDEFYGMHNWPGMPAGHFGIRAGGIMAATDRFYIDITGQGGHAARPQTTIDPIVVAANMIVALQSIVSRNVDPLHSAVLSVTMVEAGEADNVISRTAKITGTVRTLDGAVQDQIEERLGDFVPQFARSFGAEATVRYARGYPVTVNSREQTAFAAQVARDVAGAERVDEDAPPSMGGEDFSFMLEARPGAYIFLGNGDSAELHTDMYDFNDDVIPVGASYWVRLAEKALPIR; this comes from the coding sequence ATGCCTGTTCTCAACCGTATCGCCGAATTTCACGAGGAGATCGCCGGGTGGCGACGGGATTTTCATGCGCATCCCGAGGTGCTGTATGAGGTGGAGCGGACGGCGGGGATTGTCGAGAACAAGCTGCGGGAATTCGGCTGTGATGAAGTGATTGCCGGCATCGGGCGCACTGGCGTCGTCGGCATCATCAATGGGCGCAATGGCGGGAGCGGGCGGACCATCGGGTTGCGGGCCGACATGGATGCGCTGCCGGTGACCGAGAAAACCGGCAAGGACTATGCCTCGACTACGCCCGGCAAGATGCATGCCTGCGGGCATGACGGGCATACGGCCATGCTGCTGGGCGCGGCGAAATACCTGGCCGAGACGCGCAATTTCGATGGGCGGATCGCCGTGATTTTCCAGCCGGCCGAAGAAGGCGGCGCGGGCGGCAAGGCCATGCTGGACGACGGGCTGGTGGAGCGGTTCGGGATCGACGAATTCTACGGCATGCACAATTGGCCGGGCATGCCGGCCGGGCATTTCGGCATTCGCGCCGGCGGCATCATGGCGGCGACGGACCGCTTCTATATCGACATTACCGGCCAGGGCGGCCATGCAGCGCGGCCGCAGACGACGATCGACCCGATCGTGGTGGCGGCCAATATGATTGTCGCTCTGCAATCGATCGTGTCGCGCAATGTCGACCCGCTGCATAGCGCCGTGCTGTCGGTGACCATGGTGGAGGCCGGCGAGGCGGATAATGTGATTTCGCGCACGGCCAAGATCACCGGCACGGTGCGCACGCTGGATGGCGCGGTGCAGGACCAGATCGAGGAACGGCTGGGTGATTTCGTGCCGCAATTCGCCCGGAGTTTTGGTGCCGAGGCCACGGTGCGCTATGCGCGGGGTTATCCGGTGACGGTCAATTCGCGCGAGCAGACCGCGTTTGCCGCGCAGGTGGCGCGCGACGTGGCCGGGGCCGAGCGGGTGGACGAGGACGCGCCGCCATCGATGGGCGGCGAGGATTTTTCCTTCATGCTGGAAGCGCGGCCTGGCGCTTATATTTTCCTCGGCAATGGCGACAGCGCCGAGTTGCATACCGACATGTATGATTTCAATGACGATGTGATTCCGGTGGGGGCGAGCTATTGGGTGCGGCTGGCGGAGAAGGCGCTTCCCATTCGCTAG
- a CDS encoding GH1 family beta-glucosidase, with translation MFSIDRKDFGPGFTFGVATAAYQIEGGQQDGRGPCIWDTFSATPGNVHNGDTGRDACNHYELWPQDLDLIRDGGFDGYRFSFAWPRLIPEGTGAINQAGIDFYDRLIDGMLQRGIKPYATLYHWDLPSPLQDKGGWMNRDIAGWFADYAALVAQKFGDRLEATATINEPWCVAFLSHFLGIHAPGYRDIRAAARAMHHVLFAHGTAIDALRANGAKNLGIVLNLEKSEAATDKPEDIAAMNMGDALFNRWYLDGVLKGQYPEEVVGWLGENLPRGYQNDMAVVSRPIDWLGINYYTRGLYKAGAPGGNPIEQVKGDLERTDIGWEIYPKGLSDLLVRVSNDYTKLPLYVTENGMAEVEGDDDPRRVKYYEDHLKAVLTARQQGADVRGYFAWSLLDNYEWAEGYNKRFGIVHVDYQTQQRTPKSSYRAFQGMLHNTR, from the coding sequence ATGTTCTCTATCGACCGCAAGGACTTCGGTCCGGGTTTCACCTTTGGCGTCGCCACGGCGGCCTACCAGATCGAAGGCGGCCAGCAGGACGGCCGCGGTCCCTGCATCTGGGACACGTTCTCGGCCACCCCGGGCAATGTCCACAATGGCGATACCGGCCGCGATGCCTGCAACCACTACGAACTCTGGCCTCAGGACCTCGACCTGATCCGCGATGGCGGCTTTGACGGCTATCGCTTCTCCTTCGCCTGGCCGCGCCTGATCCCCGAGGGTACCGGCGCGATCAACCAGGCGGGCATCGACTTCTATGACCGCCTGATCGACGGCATGCTGCAGCGCGGCATCAAGCCCTATGCCACGCTCTATCACTGGGACCTGCCTTCGCCCCTGCAGGACAAGGGCGGCTGGATGAACCGCGATATCGCAGGCTGGTTCGCCGACTACGCGGCTTTGGTGGCGCAGAAATTCGGTGATCGCCTCGAAGCCACGGCCACGATCAACGAGCCGTGGTGCGTCGCCTTCCTCAGCCATTTCCTCGGCATCCACGCCCCCGGTTATCGCGATATCCGCGCCGCCGCCCGCGCTATGCATCATGTGCTCTTCGCCCATGGCACGGCCATCGATGCCCTGCGCGCCAATGGCGCGAAGAATCTGGGCATCGTGCTCAACCTCGAAAAGTCCGAAGCCGCGACCGACAAGCCGGAAGACATCGCCGCTATGAATATGGGCGATGCCCTGTTCAACCGCTGGTATCTCGACGGCGTACTCAAGGGCCAATATCCCGAGGAAGTCGTCGGCTGGCTCGGCGAAAACCTGCCCAGGGGCTATCAGAACGACATGGCCGTCGTCTCCCGCCCCATCGACTGGCTGGGTATCAATTACTATACCCGCGGTCTCTACAAGGCCGGCGCGCCAGGCGGCAACCCGATCGAGCAGGTCAAGGGCGATCTGGAACGCACCGATATCGGCTGGGAAATCTACCCCAAGGGGCTAAGCGACCTACTGGTCCGCGTCTCCAATGACTATACCAAGCTGCCCCTTTACGTGACCGAGAACGGCATGGCCGAGGTGGAGGGCGACGACGATCCGCGCCGGGTGAAATATTACGAGGACCACCTCAAGGCGGTTCTGACCGCGCGCCAGCAGGGCGCCGATGTGCGCGGCTATTTCGCCTGGTCGCTGCTCGACAATTACGAATGGGCCGAGGGTTACAACAAGCGCTTTGGCATCGTGCATGTCGATTACCAGACGCAGCAGCGCACGCCCAAATCCTCTTATCGCGCCTTCCAGGGCATGTTGCACAACACGCGGTGA
- a CDS encoding aminotransferase class I/II-fold pyridoxal phosphate-dependent enzyme, producing the protein MRAEWEAELDLMRARMIRLREKLSEAIRQRSNSKDFDFIAAHRGMFSLLGLENSVVEQLKAANGVYMIGDSRINVAGIPEDRVGELADAILAAIK; encoded by the coding sequence TTGCGCGCCGAATGGGAAGCCGAGCTGGACCTGATGCGCGCCCGCATGATCCGCCTGCGCGAAAAGCTGAGCGAAGCCATCCGCCAGCGGTCGAACTCCAAGGATTTCGACTTCATCGCCGCCCATCGCGGCATGTTTTCGCTGCTCGGGCTGGAAAATTCGGTCGTCGAACAACTTAAGGCCGCGAACGGCGTCTATATGATTGGAGACAGCCGCATCAACGTTGCCGGCATCCCCGAGGACCGCGTTGGCGAGCTGGCCGACGCCATTCTGGCGGCCATCAAATAA
- a CDS encoding electron transfer flavoprotein subunit beta/FixA family protein: MKILVAIKRVVDHNVRIRVRPDGTGVETTGVRMSMNPFCKHAVEAAVQLSEAGHGDEVVVVSIGPKTANDVILTALAMGAHRGILIETDAELETLAIAKLLAKVVAEENPDIVLLGKQAVDDDSNHVGQMLAALTNRPQATFASEIKVVGQGLEVTREVDSGRETLSLPLPAIVTADLRLNTPRNAALPMVMKARSKPLAVRPAAEFGVDLAPRLVVEKISPPPERVAGKTVATVAELAAFIASDVSSMEAL, encoded by the coding sequence ATGAAAATCCTGGTCGCCATCAAGCGCGTCGTCGATCACAATGTCCGCATCCGGGTCCGCCCCGATGGAACGGGCGTCGAAACGACAGGCGTCCGCATGTCGATGAACCCCTTCTGCAAGCATGCCGTCGAAGCCGCGGTGCAATTGTCCGAGGCCGGCCATGGGGACGAAGTGGTCGTCGTCTCCATCGGCCCGAAAACCGCCAACGACGTCATCCTCACCGCCCTCGCCATGGGCGCCCATCGCGGCATCCTCATCGAGACCGATGCCGAACTCGAAACCCTCGCCATAGCCAAGCTGCTGGCCAAGGTCGTCGCCGAGGAAAATCCGGACATTGTCCTGCTCGGCAAGCAGGCCGTGGACGACGATTCCAATCACGTCGGCCAGATGCTCGCCGCCCTGACCAATCGCCCCCAGGCCACCTTCGCCTCCGAAATCAAGGTCGTGGGTCAGGGGCTGGAGGTCACCCGCGAAGTCGATTCCGGCCGCGAAACGCTCTCCCTGCCGCTCCCGGCCATCGTCACGGCTGACCTGCGCCTCAACACCCCGCGCAATGCCGCCCTGCCCATGGTGATGAAGGCCCGCTCCAAGCCGCTGGCCGTGCGTCCCGCCGCCGAATTCGGCGTCGATCTCGCCCCGCGCCTTGTGGTCGAAAAGATATCCCCGCCACCCGAACGTGTGGCAGGAAAGACCGTAGCGACCGTTGCCGAACTGGCCGCCTTCATCGCCTCGGATGTCTCCAGCATGGAGGCGCTGTGA